The genomic region GGGCTTGATAGAACCTATTTGAAGAGTAAGTATCTTGGTACTTTACTACTGGCCACTGCCTTTGATGGGGATGGTGCTCGCTTTCCTTTGGCATTTGGGGTGGTTGATGAGGAAAATGATGAGAATTGGTTGTGGTTTTTATCGGAGCTTCGCACTTTGCTTGATACTAATACTGAAAACATGCCTAGGTTGACCATTTTGTCAGACAGACAGAAGGCCATTGTTGATGGTGTAGATGCCAATTTCCCGACTGCTTTTCATGGATTTTGCTTGCGCCATTTAAGCGATAGTTTCCATAAGGAATTCAACAATACACTGCTAACCAATCTTCTTTGGGAAGCCGCTCATGCTCTCACTATAATTGAATTTGAGGGGAAAGTTCTAGAGGTTGAGGAGCTATCCCAAGAAGCTGGGTATTGGATCCGACGGATTCCACCTCGCTTGTGGGCCACCGCCTATTTCGAGGGAACCCGATTTGGCCAATTGACAGCGAACGCTGTCGAACCTATAAATAATTGGCTTCTTGAAGCCTCTGGCCTTCCCATCATTCAAATGTTGGAGTCCATAAGGAGGCAGCTAATGACTTGGTTCAATGAACGGCGTGAGTTAAGCACGAAATGGACATCGATACTTGTTCCTAACGCTGAGAGGCGCGTGGCAGAGGCAATTGAGCTTGCTCAGTCATTCACAGTGCTTCGAGCTAATGAAGCCGAGTTTGAGATTATATCCCATCAAGGAACAATGATCGTGGACATCAGAAACCGTTGTTGTCTTTGCAGGGGATGGCAACTGTTCGGGCTGCCCTGTGCACATGCCGTGGCTGCCCTGCTTTCTTGCAGGCAGAATGTTCATCGATTCACGGAAAGCTGTTTTACAGTTGCGACTTACAGGAAAACATACTCTCAGACTATACATCCTATTCCTGACAGGTCCTCTTGGAAAGATTTGTCTAAAGAGGATTCGGATCCAAGCAACTCTTCACAAGTGATTATCAACCCTCCCAAGTCTCTTCGGCTGCCTGGCAGACCCAGGAAGAAACGGGTTAGGGCTGAAGATCGTGGTCGTGAGAAACGGGTTGTGCATTGTAGTCGATGCAATCAGACTGGACACTTCAGAACTACATGTGCTGCAGCTAATTGAATTTGCAGTTTTCTGTGTTTGGCAGGCAACCTGTGTCCTGTCAAGTGTATATGAAACAGCTTATAACCTATAGTTCAGTATTTTCAGACTATTTATTATGAGAGGGGTCAGTTACTCAGTTACTTACATTTGTTAGTTCTAGTTAGGAGTTAAAAATCATGAACAGGAGAAACTTTAGCGGTTATATAGTAGTGCAGTGCCGAGTACAACCTGTATCTATTTTTCAGTGAATAATGTACTGGTTAGACATTTTTCATTATGGGGTTTCTCCAAAATCTAAAGGTTGGTTGGATGCTTCGAGGAATCTTGCTTTCTTGAGAAAAAGAAATCTCGCCTTCCGGTTACCTGTTAATGTGGTTATTTATCAGTACTAACTACTAAGTCACTGATACGGGTTACGGATCCAGTAGAGTTATTTTGTGGagttattttggatttattttgaTGTGCCCCACAAAAATACTCTCGTGTGAATGTGGACTCATTCTTCATCACATTTCTCCATTTACTTAATTTTGGTTCAAAACAAATTGAGTACATCCAAGGCGAACAGGGGAATACAGTTCTACAATTTCGACTGTATCTACCAGTGCATGCAAGAGTCCAGACATGCATAAAATTGAGCGAGTTGAAGCGAATGCAGATtgccgcttttttttttttgggaacccCACGTTGGGCAATTGGCCTGCTATTGTTTTTTAAATCGGGTTACACATAGGGATTAGGGAATATATTATGGAGAAACTGTGATTATTTCGGTAAATTGCTTTATTTTGTGCAAGCAATTACTCCCAGAGTCCCATGTTTATCATGCAATCAGCTATATGTCATGTATAGGTTATGCTTATACGGCCAGTTATTTGTGGAAAACATGAAGTTAATTTTATCAAGTGTTGATTTGCATTAAGTAGACTGAGTTTCTCGAGTTTCCCCAGTAACAAGAGGGACGAGTACATGTGCTAGAGAAACCTGGAAAGCTGTCTAATAGCACTACGAATCTTAAGACGATTAAACGACATCATAACAGTTACTGAACTTTGATCTTTGGTTCTCAGCCAAAATATAAATCAATTACACAAAATGCAACTCTATTAAGGGAATAGCTCGGAGAACCCAGAAACGGGACTAATAGCCATAATTACCACCATACAAAGATCCGTAAGCTCCAGGCTGAGCAGCTTGTCCTGCAGCAGCAGGCTGTGTTGTTCCATACATGGCGGCCGGAGCAGCATACGTGCTATAACCTTGGCTGTACCCCTGTTCTGTGGCCCCACCTGCTTGGGCTGGTGCTGCGGTTGCTGTTGCCGCTGCCGCTGCAGCTGCATCTGACATGAAACTCTGCAAGCAATGCAAAATCGGACATTCAAACGATAATACATGAAATTACTCCCTTTTTTAATCTATGGAGGCAAGGATACACGAAAACGGTAAGCAGTAGTTATGGGAGTGGTTGCATGAATGAGGTGAACCATTGGCGAAAAAAAGGCAACTGATTTCAAAATGTGTGAGTGACAAAGACATTGCACTATTAAAACTTCAAAAATTTACAAATGGGCACTTTCATCGAACGACCCTGAAAAAAAGCAAGGAAAATGGGACTGTAGAAGAGAGTATAAATGACCATAAGAACAACTAAATAAAAGCTCAGTAAAAACCTCACTTTTGAGAGCATGGTTAATGACTAAATGCACCAAAAAAATACCTGAATGAGCTGCTGAGCAGATTGAACTTGGGCAGCAGTGCCATTTATCTCAACTGTCATTTCACCAGGCACACCCCTGGTCTCCTGTATAGTGACAGTGGCTCCACTCGCACGCCTAATGTAGCTTATGGTGGAACCGTTAGAACCAATCACGGCATCTGCATATTGCAGAGGAACCTGCATGTGCTGTATACCCTGGTATAAGAAGTTAACACGTCAGAAAATTAGGGTGAAAGGAAATGAACaaacccacaaaaaaaaaaaaaaaaaactccaatCTTCCCCTTGTCCCCAGTATAACATCTAATTCAAATCAACAGGGAGTGGTGGAACCATAAAATTAGGCATTGGATGATGGGGGCATAAGGTTTGAGTCCGGGGTCAGAAAGTAAGAAAAAACAAAGCTGTCTCGCTTATTGAGTTTGTGGTCAAATCAATTGACATTCAATCTAACATAACCCGAATTCAGTCTAACATAATCAGAGTACTAATCACTTGATTTATCACTTCTGCCTAACACGCTCCCAAATCTCAGGTACATACTGAATTTTCCAAAAGTCTACCCCCTCCATCCGCTCTTGACTTGGAGACACCGATATGATAATAACTGGCCTGCCTATCCTTCCTCAAACCCATTCAATATCTTATCCCTTTTAACTACCTCCACGGGGCATTAAGTTTGAATCAACAGAAGAAAGTCATACATAGATTACTTGACAGACACAGATCGGAAGATTAGAAAAGTTGAACCTGAGTGGTCATAGGTGGTGCAGATTGAGCATTAGATGAAGCATGAGGAGTCAGAGCGGGTTCTCTCCCATAAGCTGATATTCCTTGGTGAGGCTGCCTGTCTAGCGATAGTGGCATATCAGCTGGTGGATAGTAGCTCTCATGTTGTCGCGGTGGAGGAGGCATGTATTGAGGGCCAGGTCCGTATCCATGCCCATGGCCTGCATGCGGAGGAAAAGCCTGAGGAGGACCCCACATACCTTGCTGCGGAGGCATATGCTCCATGGGAGCGTTTCTGGCTTGCATCTAGAAGGAGATAACGAGTTTTAATCAGTACCAAAGCTTCGCAATCAACATGTTTTGTTGAATAATTATATGTTCGACTACCTCCTTTTCGAAAACAGATATTATACTTCGATCAACCAAAAACTTCCTCAGATGTGAGGCAATCAATTCAATAGCTTTGTGAACATTTGTAGGTTCTCCAACAACTTCAACAACCCTATCATCTTGAAGAGCAAAAGCAGGACGGTCCTCTGCAGTAACAAATTAGCCAATATTACTCAACGCTGTTGCAATTCCAGGAAAACAAGCTCATTTACaatactaaaacaatgaagtacAACTACTTGCAGAAAGGTGGAAATCTGGAAAAGCATGCGTGCAAATCGAGACACAAGGCAAAGGTTATGTTTTATCCCAAAAACTTCGAATTTTGACTATGCTAAACAATATCTTTTTATTGCCAACAAATACAGCTATAATTAAAAGTCAAATCTACGTATCAGAGTGTTACCATGTCCAAGAACCCTAACAATACAACCAGCAGTTTCCTGGATTGATTTCACAGTAGCTCCCTGTTTCCCAATCAAATTACCAGCCTGAGTGGCAGGCAATAGCAATTTTGTTGAAACCTTGGTCCCTGCAGGTGGAGCCTGAGAAGTATCACCATCCAGGCCGTCAACTATACGTCTGTGAACTCTTAAAAGTCCATCCATTGCTGGAGGAAGAGAAGAATCTGGTTCCTCCTTAGCTGATACCATTACCTGTAAGGAAACAAAGTTTCACAGCTTTTTACCTTTTGCCAGGATACTTCACAGAACCCAATATTCTACACAAATTTTTTTGAAGACACAGTACAGGTGAAAAAGTTAAAGTACAACAATGCCAGAGGAAAGAAAAAACCGTATACTAACCGAGACCTCATCAATTTCCATGTCAAGCTAAAAAGAGATTTGTGCGAGTTCAATATATGCAGTGAAAGGACCATTGTTAGAAAACTATTTCCTCATGATCAAAGAACTATGTTGTTGTCTAGTTTAAGTAAAGTGCTTCACTCACATCGTAATTTATGCTTTTCTACTCTTAGTAGACAATATTGAGAGCTTAAGAATGTAGGCATCTTGCTCCTTTTACAAGTGTAACCCTTTTGGTTCCTTTTTGTATTTGGACGACCTAACCTTGGTTTTCATTAATAGATATCCTATAATACTTATCCATTTTCTACTGTTATGGCCATTTTACCATCAACGATTATCCATATTAGTTAGCAACCGCTTTTGTATTATTAATAATCATTTAATCATGGCGGGCAATGTAATTTTTCTTGACATTGGCTATTATAATAGAGAGGTCTATATGAAAAGAATCTCCCTACTACAAGAAGCACATTGTTATATTAGAGTTCAATTTTAAATGAAACATCAGCCCAGTACAACAAAATAATAATTGAGAGAATATTGATTATTACATAATGTGAAGTTAATTATTCCTTAGTTAGAAGTTTTAATTTTCTTTTAAGATTTCTATTACCATAAGTTTTACCCAAGTTGAATACATTAAGTTTCTTTAGTGAGTTTTTGAAATTGTGATTTTAGGTCTGAAATGGGCAAAAGAAGCTCAAAATGCACCTCTCCGCTGGCCAATGATAATCAGCATCATGTAAGTGCTGAACATGATAAGAGTTCTTCCCCAGAATGTGAAATTGGTTGACAAACCCCAGTCGTCAAGAACACTGATCCCAAAAGCCGGTGCAAAGCTTCTTGGTTTGGTATATACATACAAAGTACAACTCTTTATACGAGAATAAGACTTTTTCGACACTTGTATAGTTGTAATGCCCCAGCTGATCTCAGCATCTGCATCTTTAATGCTTCTGGTTTGGAATGGCAGCAAAAACGAATTTGAAGCCTTAGAAACTGCCAACACACCTGCACACACTTATCTTCGTTATTGCAGCAGTATCagattttcttcaaattttactTATCCCTTACTGGAATACATTTACTCTCCCCTGTATTATTCAGTTCCCATGAAGTGTTTTACCAATTTACATCTTTATTCTGTCTTCATGTTGTCGGTGGGCTTCTTATCAGGAAGCTCATCAGTACGATCCAATAGTTGTGTTTAAGATTTTTGATGTTTTAGCTTCAAAAGTGAAAAATGAACAGTTGTTCTCCACTGCTCGAGCGATCATACAGTATTTTATTTCCAATATTGGTTGTATTTAATATCTTTTCAGCCAGTGGAGTTAGAAGAATAATTATTCCCTAGCTTCAGAGTATTATTAATTAAAGTACAATGGCTCACTAATTATATCCATTCTTATATAACGAAGCAGCAGTCTATTGACAACAATGTCGAGCAATTATTATCAAATATCATCATCCAGAAACAGTCTCGATGTGTTAAGCAAAGAGAGCATACAGCTTGCACCAATTATGTCGTCATAGATAGGAGTCCTAAACACACTGCGGCGATGGTGTAGAGTTACATATCTTCATAATTTAGCTTATTGGTAGGTTAATTAAAAGAATTTAGTAGATTAAAACAGGCGATAACGTATAAGTTAATCAACACATATTATTATAAAGTAGCTCAACTCAATATCGCCACCCTTGTGAATTCCCTAATAATTATTTAAAGCAATCACCAGTAAGATAATACTAGTAATATCTATATATAGACATGTAAATATCGCACAAGAATGAGGCATGCAAATCATCCATTTACCAAATCTTGATTTATAAAAACTAAAAACAATGTTTCCAATATGAAGTTTCCTCATAGATGTTCAATTCTATCAACAGGAAAGATCCTCCCTCCAGAGGGGAGGGATATTCCAGAAAATGTGAAACCAAAATGATCTTTAAAATTAGTGTGTTACCAAACTAATAGAAAATTTAAAAAGGAATAAAGTTAGGAAGTGGCCAGTTGACCTATCTAAAAATATGCATGTATCACAATTGAAAACGAGTAACCATGAAATAAGTATACACAGGCTCGGCCAACGTTAAGTTTAAAACATGAAACTTACAGCTCTCTCTTGTGATCCTGGAGGGCCGTCCAAAATCTTGATGCGGGCCCTTGTCTCTTCAACCATTTTCTTGATATACTCTCCCTTACGTCC from Silene latifolia isolate original U9 population chromosome 3, ASM4854445v1, whole genome shotgun sequence harbors:
- the LOC141647211 gene encoding flowering locus K homology domain, whose protein sequence is MAEAEQTFVENNEQQNFSLPDSDQHELTVDEFDQHNISGDLHAEYAFPENDAENQGLVGHEQGFTGIEPENNFEMISEQNYAENENEQTLDGEEPDQGLDGIELKQEFPENEANETHSTPDDSHVEEKEEHGNSLVGVPEEKKWPGWPGDSVFRMLVPGQKVGNIIGRKGEYIKKMVEETRARIKILDGPPGSQERAVMVSAKEEPDSSLPPAMDGLLRVHRRIVDGLDGDTSQAPPAGTKVSTKLLLPATQAGNLIGKQGATVKSIQETAGCIVRVLGHEDRPAFALQDDRVVEVVGEPTNVHKAIELIASHLRKFLVDRSIISVFEKEMQARNAPMEHMPPQQGMWGPPQAFPPHAGHGHGYGPGPQYMPPPPRQHESYYPPADMPLSLDRQPHQGISAYGREPALTPHASSNAQSAPPMTTQGIQHMQVPLQYADAVIGSNGSTISYIRRASGATVTIQETRGVPGEMTVEINGTAAQVQSAQQLIQSFMSDAAAAAAATATAAPAQAGGATEQGYSQGYSTYAAPAAMYGTTQPAAAGQAAQPGAYGSLYGGNYGY
- the LOC141647210 gene encoding uncharacterized protein LOC141647210, producing MATNEVILGQNHRLSLGHDQHLVLGHNHDHNLGFRQSHKHEGGLGQAHESDMDLEQVHEREVSLGQADDCERLAPEQTQENEDSKEDPFEQGNKLQMKCKSDQEGPDFSPHNRELALVETNELSVSDNQHLSENMELNAEHNHDMSIETVDDMGIRQPEYITCRSVVQARSLDIVPGYELHVGQEFPDVGSCRRALRDAAIALHFEIQTIKSDKTRFTARCAATGCPWRIHAAKLPGVPTFTIRTLHGTHACNGIAHLGHQQASVQWVAKSVEQRLKENPNCKPKEILEEIHRVHGITLSYKQAWRGKERIMAAMRGSVEEGYRVLPQYCEQVKCTNPGSIALVYGNPVDNCFQRLFISYQASIFGFLNACRPLLGLDRTYLKSKYLGTLLLATAFDGDGARFPLAFGVVDEENDENWLWFLSELRTLLDTNTENMPRLTILSDRQKAIVDGVDANFPTAFHGFCLRHLSDSFHKEFNNTLLTNLLWEAAHALTIIEFEGKVLEVEELSQEAGYWIRRIPPRLWATAYFEGTRFGQLTANAVEPINNWLLEASGLPIIQMLESIRRQLMTWFNERRELSTKWTSILVPNAERRVAEAIELAQSFTVLRANEAEFEIISHQGTMIVDIRNRCCLCRGWQLFGLPCAHAVAALLSCRQNVHRFTESCFTVATYRKTYSQTIHPIPDRSSWKDLSKEDSDPSNSSQVIINPPKSLRLPGRPRKKRVRAEDRGREKRVVHCSRCNQTGHFRTTCAAAN